CTCATCTCCACCGGGGGACTGGCCGACCACGGCGCGCTCGGGGCGGCGGGGATCGTCGTGTGGGAACTGGCGGTCGGCGCGGTCGCGGGGCTGGTGCTCGGCTTCGGAGGCGCCTGGGTCATGCGCCGTGCTGCGCTCCCCTCCAGCGGTCTCTACCCGCTGGCCGTGATGAGCTTCGCCTTCCTCGCCTACGGCGTCTCGAACGCCGTGCACGGCTCGGGGTTCGCCGCGGTCTACGTCGCCGCGCTGGTGCTCGGCAACAGCGAGCTGCCCCACCGGGTCGCGACGCGGTCCTTCGCAGAGGGCGTCGCCTGGCTGGCGCAGATCGGGCTCTTCGTGATGCTGGGGCTGCTGCTCTCGCCGGGCCGGATCTCGCTGCAGACCGTCGGGCTCGCCCTCGCCGCCGGGCTCGTGCTGACCTTCGTCGCGAGGCCGCTGTCGGTCCTGGCGAGCGCGTTGGGCTCCGGGCTCTCCTGGCGGGAGCTGTCGTTCCTGTCGTGGGCCGGCCTCCGTGGCGCGGTGCCGATCGTGCTGACGACCATCCCGCTCTCGGAGGACGTGGACGGGTCGGGGCGGCTGTTCGACCTGGTCTTCGTCATGGTCGTGGTCTACACCGTCCTGACGGGCCCCACGCTGCCCACGGTGGCCCGCTGGCTCCGGGTCGCGCGCCGCTCCGAGCCGCGCGGGCTCGACCTGGAGGCGGCGCCGCTGGACCGCATCGCGGCCGACCTGCTCCAGGTCACCATCAGCCCGGTCTCCCGGCTCCACGGCGTCGAGGTCGGCGAGCTCCGGCTGCCGGTCGGCGCCTCGGTGTCGATGATCATCCGCTCGGGGGAGACGCTGGTGCCCGAGCGCCGGACGGTGCTGCGCCACGGCGACGACCTGCTGGTGGTCACGCCCCGCAAGCTGCGGGAGGAGACCGAGGCGCGGCTCCGCAAGGTCTCCTCCGGCGGCCGGCTGGCGCAGTGGTTGCAGCCGCCCGAGGGACGCGGCGGCTGAGTCAGCTCACCGCCGGCGGGCCGCAGATGACCACGGACTCATCCGCCTGGACCTTCCGGGGGCCGCCCTTGGCCAGGTCGTCGAAGGCGTTGCCGACGACCACCAGCACGCCGGCGACGTCGGGGGTCCGGTCGACGACCTTCACCTTCTTGCCGAGCTTGCGAGCCACCAGCCGGACGGCGGGGTGCTTCTTCGGCAGCCCGGTCCACACCTGCACCCGCTTCACCTCGGCGCCGTCCGGGGCGTTGCCCTCCTGGCCGCGCGAGAACCCCACGTCGGTGAGGAGGTCCATCGTCAACCCCGCCAGCCCGTTGCGGTTGCTGGCGTTCCAGACACTCACCGTCACGTCGCGGCGGGCCACCGTGTCGCCCTGCTCGAAGTCGCGGTCGACACAGATCGGCGGGTCCGCCTTCTCCGGGAAGGGCTCGGTGAGGGCGGACCAGCCCCACACCGTCGCCAGCACCAGCAGCCCGCCGAGGACGAGGAGCGTCACGAGTGACTTCAGGCGGGCGTCCACGTCAGCCCGCCACCGAGTGGACCCGGGCGTGGAGGACGTTGCGCTGCTGGAGCGCTGCGCGGAGCGCCCGGTGGAGGCCGTCCTCGAGGTAGTACTCGCCCTGCCACTCGACCACGTGGGCGAAGAGGTCGCCGTAGAAGGTGGAGTCCTCGTCGAGGAGCGCGTCGAGGCGCAGCGTGTCCTTGGTCGTCACCAGCTCGTCGAGTCGGATCTGGCGCGGCGGCAGGGCGGCCCAGGCCTGGGACGTCAGCCCGTGGTCGGGGTAGGGCCGCCCCAGGCCCACGCGCTTGAAGATCACGGGGGGAGTCTAACGACGGGGTAGGTTCCGACCATGAGCGAGCAGCACCCCATCGAGGCTGCGGTCGCACCCGGCTACGAGTTCACCGGGCCGTCGCTGGAGCTCGGGGGTCTGATGGCCGACGCCTCGACCATCACCGGCACCCGGGTCCGCATCCCCCTCGCGATGCTCAACCGCCACGGTCTCGTCGCCGGCGCCACCGGTACCGGCAAGACCAAGACCCTGCAGCTGCTCGCCGAGCAGCTCAGCGCCCACGGCGTACCCGTCTTCGCGGCCGACGTGAAGGGGGACCTCTCCGGCCTCGCCGTCGCCGGTGAGGACGGGCCCCGGATCCAGGAGCGGGCGTCCTCGGTCGGCCAGGAGTGGACCGCCACCGCCTTCCCGGTCGAGTTCTACGCGCTCGGCGGCCAGGGCACCGGGATCCCGCTGCGGGTCACCATGAGTGCCTTCGGCCCCGTGCTGCTGAGCAAGGTCCTGGGACTCAACCAGACCCAGGAGTCGAGCCTGGGCCTGATCTTCCACTACGCCGACACCCACGGCCTGCCGCTGCTCGACCTCGCCGACCTCCGCGCCGTGGTGCACCACCTCGTGAGCGAGGAGGGCAAGGCCGAGCTGAAGGAGCTCGGCGGGCTGTCGTCGGCCACCGCTGGTGTGATCCTGCGCGAGCTCGTCGCCTTCGAGAACCAGGGCGCCGCCGCGTTCTTCGGCGAGCCGGAGTTCGCCTCCGAGGAGCTGCTCCAGACCGTCGAGGGACGTGGCCTCATCAGCCTGGTCGAGCTGCCCGAGCTGCAGGACCGCCCCGCCGTGTTCTCGACCTTCCTCATGTGGCTCCTCGCCGACCTCTTCAACGACCTCCCGGAGGTCGGCGACACCGATCGGCCCAAGCTCGTCTTCTTCTTCGACGAGGCACACCTGCTCTTCGACGACGCCTCCGAGGCGTTCCTCGACCAGGTGGCCCAGACGGTGCGCCTGATCCGGTCCAAGGGCGTCGGTGTGTTCTTCGTGACCCAGCAACCCACCGACGTCCCCGACGAGGTGCTCGCGCAGCTGGGGTCGCGGGTCCAGCACCAGCTGCGGGCCCACACCCCCAACGACGCGAAGGCGCTGCGGGCGACCGTCGCGACCTATCCCACCAGCGCCTACGACGACCTCGGTGCCGTGCTCACCTCCCTCGGGATCGGTGAGGCGGTCGTGACCGTGATGGACGAACGCGGCGCTCCGACACCGGTGGCCTGGACGATGTTGCGCGCGCCCGAGTCGCTCATGGGGCCGGCCGACCCGGCCGCCATGCAGGCGATCGTCGAGGCCAGCCCGCGCCACGCGCGCTACGCCGAGGCGGTCGACCGCGACTCCGCACGCGAACGGCTCGCGGCGCGGCTCGAGGAGGGCGCGCGCAAGGCGGAGGCGGAGCAGCCGCCGGCGACCACGTCGAAGGGCCCGGAGGCTCCCGCGCCCCAGCGGTGGGACGAGCGTGACCTCGTGCAGGACGTGGTCTCCTCGCCCGTCTTCAAGGACTTCATGCGTACCGCCGCCCGCGAGATCGCCCGGGGGGTGTTCGGCGCGGGTCGCCGCTGACCGAGTCGGCGCTGGGCAGCGTCAGAGCGCCACGTCGGTCCAGGCGGTCTGCAGCGTCTCGACGCCGCGGTCGCGGGTGACCAGCCGCCCCCGCCCGGGCGGTGAGGGGGTCGGCTTGAGGTTGCCGATCAGCGGCCCCTCGTCCGGGCTGCCGGACAGCAGGAGGCCGGGCATCGCGAGGTCGCGCATCGACTGCAGCACCGGCTCGTACATCGCCCGGGACGCGCCCCCGGAGCGGCGCGCCACCGCGACGTGGAGGCCGACGTCACGAGCCTGGGCCATCAGCGGCTGCAGGGCCGCGACCGGCGAGCTCTGCTGGGTGGCGACGAGGTCGTAGTCGTCGACGACGACGAAGACCTCCGCTCCCTGCCACCACGTCCGGTTGCGCAGCTGCTCCGGGGTGACGGCCTCGCCGGGGATCCGGTTCTGCAGGTAGTCGGCCAGGTCGCGGAGCACCGGACCGGCCTGGGCGCCCGAGGTGAGGTAGTTGAGGAGGTACTCCTCCGGCACCTCACCCAGCAGCGCCCGACGGTAGTCGACCACCACGAGCTGGGCCTGCTGGGGGGTGCGGGTGCGCATGACCTCCCGGAGATAGGCCCGCAGCACCGAGCTCTTGCCGGAGCGGCCGTCGCCGAGCACCAGCAGGTGGGGCTCGCTGTCGGCGTCGAGGGCGACCGGGGCCAGCTCCTTTTCATCGACGCCGAGCAGCAGCAGCTGCTCCGCCAGCCCCCGCGACGCGGCCTGGTCGCGCACCGCGTCGAGGCCGATCCGCTCGGGCAGCAGCCGCAGCTTGGGGCCCTCCGGACCCGACCAGGCGGCCGTGACGCGGGCGACGAGGTCGTCCACACCGTCACCGACGGTCTCGGCCACCGGCTGGCCGTCGATGCGGGGGAGGGCGCCGAGGAAGTGCTGCTTGCCGGGCACCAGGCCGCGACCCGGGCGACCCGTCGGCACGAGCTGGGCGACCTTGCGGTCGATCTCGGAGTCGAGGGCGTCGCCGAGTCGGAGCTCGAGCCTGGTCCCGAAGACGTCGCGCATCGCGGAGCGGAAGTCGGCCCAGCGCGACGCCGCCGCCACGATGTGGACGCCGAAGGTCAGACCGCGGGCCGACAGCTGCTGGATCTCGAGCTCGATCTCGTCGAAGTCGGCCCGCAGCGTCGACCAGCCGTCGACGACGAGGAAGACGTCGCCGTACCCGTCGTCGGCCTGTCCCCGGGACCGCCTGCTCCGGTAGGTCTCGATCGAGTCGATGCCCTGCGCCCGGAAGTACGCCTCGCGCCGGTCGACGATCCCGTGCACCTCGGCCAGGACCCGGCGCACCACGTCGGGCTCGGCCCGGGTGCCGACTCCCGACACGTGCGGCAACCGCGCGAGCGGGGCGAAGGTGCCGCCACCGAAGTCGAGCACGAAGAACTGCGACTCCTGCGGGGTGGTGGTCAGCGCCAGGCTGGTGACGATGGTCCGCAGCAGGGTGCTCTTCCCGCTGCGTGGGCCACCGACGACGGCGACGTGGCCAGCGGCTCCGCCGAGGTCGACCGACAGCGTGTCGCGGCGCTGCTCGCGCGGCCGGTCGACGGTGCCGATCGGGACGACGAGGCCGCCGAGCGCCCGCCACTGCCGCGACACCAGGCCGAGCTCCGGCTCGACGGCGAGGTCGGCCATGAGGTCGTCGAGGGTGTCGGGGACGTCGAGCGGCGGCAGCCACACCTGGTGGGCGGACGGCCCGTGACCGGCCATCCTGGCCACGGCGACGTCGAGCAGCGAGTCCTGCTCGGCCGGCGCCGGCGCAGGCGCGGGCTCGGGAGCGGGAGCGGTCGACGCGGTCGGGTCGACCACCTTCGCGACCGTGAACGGGAGGATCCCCTGCAGGTGGCCGCCCTGGTCGCGGCGTACGCGTGGCTGTCCGCTCGGCGGGCCGGAGACGTAGGCCGCCTTGAACCGGAGCATCGAGGTGGGATCGGGCTTGAGGTAGCCCAGGCCCGGGACGGACGGCAGCTCGTAGGCGTCGGGAACGCCGAGCACGGCCCGGGACTCGCCGGCGCTGAACGTCCGCAACCCGATCCGGTAGGACAGGTGGGACTCCAGGCCACGCAGCCGCCCCTCCTCGAGCCGCTGCGAGGCCAGCAGCAGGTGGAGCCCGAGGGAACGGCCCAGGCGCCCGATGGCGACGAACAGGTCGATGAACTCCGGCTTGGCCGAGAGCATCTCGCTGAACTCGTCGACCACGATGAACAGCGACGGCAGGGGTGGGAGGTCCTCGCCCGCGCTGCGGGCCCGCTCGTAGTCGCGGACCGAGGCGACGTTGCCGGCCTCCCGCAGCAGCTCCTGGCGGCGCACCATCTCCCCCGACAACGCGTCCTGCATGCGGTCGACCAGGGTGAGCTCCTGGGCCAGGTTGGTGATGACCGCCGAGACGTGGGGCATCCGCGCCATGCCGGCGAAGGTCGCGCCCCCCTTGAAGTCGACCAGCACCATGTTGAGCTGCTCGGGGGAGTGGGTCATCGCGAGCCCGAGCACGAGCGTGCGGAGGAACTCCGACTTGCCCGAGCCCGTGGCGCCGATGACGAGGCCGTGCGGCCCCATGCCCTGCTGGGCGCTCTCCTTGAGGTCGAGGTGGACCGGGGCGCCGCCCTCGCCGACCCCGATCGGCACCCGCAGCCGGTCGCGGGCCGGACGCGGGCGCCAGCCCGCCGCGGGCTCGAGGGCATGGACGTCGCCCAGCCCGAGCAGGTCGGTGAAGTCCGAGGGCCCGGTGATCTCCCCGCTCGGCTCGGTCTGGCGCGAGGCGACGGTGTGGAGTGGCGTGAGCCGGCGTGCGAACGCCTCGGCGGTGGCGAGGTCGCACTGGTCGCCCGTCGCCCGGACCGGCTCCTCCCGCACCCGCACGGCGAGCAGCGGCTGTCGTCCGCGCACCGGCTCCTCGCCGGTGAGCTCCAGCCGCAGCCGGCTGTGGTCCTCCAGCTCGTCCCACCGCACGGGGAGGTCGAGCACCGTGACGCCGTGCAGGCCGTCGGGGGGTACGACGTGGTTGCCGGGCGGCAGCGTGGCCCCGTCGGTGACCAGCAGGATGTGCGGGGTCGCCGGCGGCTCGGACGCCCCGAAGCGGGAGCGGTCGGCGAGGTCGGGCGGCAGCAGGGAGGCGAGCTCGTCGAGCGAGGTGGTGACGATCCGCTGGGGTCCGACGGCGTCGCGCTCGCGGGGGCTCTGGGCGTGCGGCAGCCACTTCAGCCAGTCCCAGTGCACCAGGTGGTCCTCGCGAGCCAGGACCGCCACCAGCAGGTGCTCGGGTGCGTGGAAGGCCGTCGCCGAGCAGATCATCGCCCGCGCCAGCGACCGCACCTGCTCCTCGCCGCCGCAGAGCTCGACGCGGTCGAAGGCCCGCAGGTCGATGCTCGCCGGGAGGTCCGGCTGGAGCCGGTGCACCACGAGCAGCCGGTGGAGCGCCGACGCCGCCGCGGGGTCGACCTGGTCGACGGGCGCGCTCTCCGGGGGCACCAGCTCGGTGGAGAGCGGCTGGGTGCAGGTGCCGTAGCGGACGTGCAGGAAGTTGTCGTCACCGGTGCCGTGCTCCCAGACACGGGACCGTTCCTCGGCGAGAGCCGGCAGGGCGCTCGGCTCGGGGTGGTGCCAGAGCAACGCCCGGCGTTGCTGGTCGGCGGCCTCGCGCGCCACCTCGCGGACGTTGCCGAGGTAGCGCAGGTACTCGGTGCGCGACCCCGTGACCTGCTGGGCGCGCTGCTTCCGCTGCCGGTCGATCTGCACCACGATGAAGCCGAGGGTGGCGAAGAGGAACATGCCGGCGGCGATGTAGCTGCGACCGGCGTTGGCGCCACCCGCCTGGCCGGCCATCGAGGCCACGAGCACGATCGAGCCCAAGCTGCCCAGCATCGGGATGGCGTTCATGAGGACGCCGCTGGCGCCCTCGTGCGGCTCGATCTCGGGCGGCGGTTGCAGGACGATCCGTCCCGACGGCATCTCGGGCTCCTCGAGCCGCGTGCCCCGAAGCGTCGTGCTCACCGGACTCCCATCCGTTCTGCTGCTGCGCGCGGCTGATCATAGGTGAGCGGGCCGGGCCGACGGAGGCCAGCGACTACGCTCGCCGCACACGCAGCACGAGGGGACGGAAGATGGCGGGCTCGGACACCATCGCGGTGAGCATCCACGGCCC
The genomic region above belongs to Nocardioides coralli and contains:
- a CDS encoding helicase HerA-like domain-containing protein, giving the protein MSEQHPIEAAVAPGYEFTGPSLELGGLMADASTITGTRVRIPLAMLNRHGLVAGATGTGKTKTLQLLAEQLSAHGVPVFAADVKGDLSGLAVAGEDGPRIQERASSVGQEWTATAFPVEFYALGGQGTGIPLRVTMSAFGPVLLSKVLGLNQTQESSLGLIFHYADTHGLPLLDLADLRAVVHHLVSEEGKAELKELGGLSSATAGVILRELVAFENQGAAAFFGEPEFASEELLQTVEGRGLISLVELPELQDRPAVFSTFLMWLLADLFNDLPEVGDTDRPKLVFFFDEAHLLFDDASEAFLDQVAQTVRLIRSKGVGVFFVTQQPTDVPDEVLAQLGSRVQHQLRAHTPNDAKALRATVATYPTSAYDDLGAVLTSLGIGEAVVTVMDERGAPTPVAWTMLRAPESLMGPADPAAMQAIVEASPRHARYAEAVDRDSARERLAARLEEGARKAEAEQPPATTSKGPEAPAPQRWDERDLVQDVVSSPVFKDFMRTAAREIARGVFGAGRR
- a CDS encoding type II toxin-antitoxin system VapB family antitoxin: MIFKRVGLGRPYPDHGLTSQAWAALPPRQIRLDELVTTKDTLRLDALLDEDSTFYGDLFAHVVEWQGEYYLEDGLHRALRAALQQRNVLHARVHSVAG
- a CDS encoding potassium/proton antiporter gives rise to the protein MTFDVHELDTFVLVGSAVTLLAILAVRVSFRVGMPSLLLYLLMGVALGEDGLGIQFEDAQLAHALGFAALAVILAEGGLTTSWREVRPSFRLGVLLATVGVATSIVVVAVAGHYLLGLPWELAVLLGAVTSPTDAAAVFSVLRVVPLPRRLVGSLESESGLNDAPTVVLVTLISTGGLADHGALGAAGIVVWELAVGAVAGLVLGFGGAWVMRRAALPSSGLYPLAVMSFAFLAYGVSNAVHGSGFAAVYVAALVLGNSELPHRVATRSFAEGVAWLAQIGLFVMLGLLLSPGRISLQTVGLALAAGLVLTFVARPLSVLASALGSGLSWRELSFLSWAGLRGAVPIVLTTIPLSEDVDGSGRLFDLVFVMVVVYTVLTGPTLPTVARWLRVARRSEPRGLDLEAAPLDRIAADLLQVTISPVSRLHGVEVGELRLPVGASVSMIIRSGETLVPERRTVLRHGDDLLVVTPRKLREETEARLRKVSSGGRLAQWLQPPEGRGG
- the eccCa gene encoding type VII secretion protein EccCa, with product MSTTLRGTRLEEPEMPSGRIVLQPPPEIEPHEGASGVLMNAIPMLGSLGSIVLVASMAGQAGGANAGRSYIAAGMFLFATLGFIVVQIDRQRKQRAQQVTGSRTEYLRYLGNVREVAREAADQQRRALLWHHPEPSALPALAEERSRVWEHGTGDDNFLHVRYGTCTQPLSTELVPPESAPVDQVDPAAASALHRLLVVHRLQPDLPASIDLRAFDRVELCGGEEQVRSLARAMICSATAFHAPEHLLVAVLAREDHLVHWDWLKWLPHAQSPRERDAVGPQRIVTTSLDELASLLPPDLADRSRFGASEPPATPHILLVTDGATLPPGNHVVPPDGLHGVTVLDLPVRWDELEDHSRLRLELTGEEPVRGRQPLLAVRVREEPVRATGDQCDLATAEAFARRLTPLHTVASRQTEPSGEITGPSDFTDLLGLGDVHALEPAAGWRPRPARDRLRVPIGVGEGGAPVHLDLKESAQQGMGPHGLVIGATGSGKSEFLRTLVLGLAMTHSPEQLNMVLVDFKGGATFAGMARMPHVSAVITNLAQELTLVDRMQDALSGEMVRRQELLREAGNVASVRDYERARSAGEDLPPLPSLFIVVDEFSEMLSAKPEFIDLFVAIGRLGRSLGLHLLLASQRLEEGRLRGLESHLSYRIGLRTFSAGESRAVLGVPDAYELPSVPGLGYLKPDPTSMLRFKAAYVSGPPSGQPRVRRDQGGHLQGILPFTVAKVVDPTASTAPAPEPAPAPAPAEQDSLLDVAVARMAGHGPSAHQVWLPPLDVPDTLDDLMADLAVEPELGLVSRQWRALGGLVVPIGTVDRPREQRRDTLSVDLGGAAGHVAVVGGPRSGKSTLLRTIVTSLALTTTPQESQFFVLDFGGGTFAPLARLPHVSGVGTRAEPDVVRRVLAEVHGIVDRREAYFRAQGIDSIETYRSRRSRGQADDGYGDVFLVVDGWSTLRADFDEIELEIQQLSARGLTFGVHIVAAASRWADFRSAMRDVFGTRLELRLGDALDSEIDRKVAQLVPTGRPGRGLVPGKQHFLGALPRIDGQPVAETVGDGVDDLVARVTAAWSGPEGPKLRLLPERIGLDAVRDQAASRGLAEQLLLLGVDEKELAPVALDADSEPHLLVLGDGRSGKSSVLRAYLREVMRTRTPQQAQLVVVDYRRALLGEVPEEYLLNYLTSGAQAGPVLRDLADYLQNRIPGEAVTPEQLRNRTWWQGAEVFVVVDDYDLVATQQSSPVAALQPLMAQARDVGLHVAVARRSGGASRAMYEPVLQSMRDLAMPGLLLSGSPDEGPLIGNLKPTPSPPGRGRLVTRDRGVETLQTAWTDVAL
- a CDS encoding LytR C-terminal domain-containing protein, yielding MTLLVLGGLLVLATVWGWSALTEPFPEKADPPICVDRDFEQGDTVARRDVTVSVWNASNRNGLAGLTMDLLTDVGFSRGQEGNAPDGAEVKRVQVWTGLPKKHPAVRLVARKLGKKVKVVDRTPDVAGVLVVVGNAFDDLAKGGPRKVQADESVVICGPPAVS